DNA from Kitasatospora herbaricolor:
GGGGACGGACAGCAGGATCCGGGAGCGCACGCCCGGCTCGGCCGGGCGGACCACGAACCAGACCTCGCTCAGCTCGCCGTCGCCGGGGGTGAAGACCGCCCGGTAGAGGGAGCTGCGCCAGTGCGGCGGGACGGTCAGGTCCCAGGGCCCGGCGCCCACCTCGGCCCGGTGCACCAGACGCCCGTCCACGGCGTCCTCGACGTCCACCCGGCCGGTGCCGTGTCCGGTGACCGTGAACCGCAGGGTGCCGCCCTGCCTGCAGGAGGTCGCCGCCGCATGCGCCACCAGGGCCACGTCACGCCATCCTTCCCCGTGCTGCGAGCTGTGCTGACGCGACGTCAGACTGTGTCGTGCCGGCTCCGGATCGCCCGCAGAGGTCCGGACCTGGAGGGAGATTGGCATAGACCAGTGGTCGCGTCAAGGCACCTTCCGGCCTGCGGGACGCCCACCGCCGGGTCCCTTGGGGCCCTGTGCAAGGCTGTGAGCAGTGGATTCGGGGCAGGGAGCGGCAGTGCGCGGTACGAGACGGGCAGGTGTGGCGGGAGTGCGGACCGCGCCGCACGACGAGGTCGACGAACCCGGCGGGGCGGCCGCCTCGCCGTACCCGCGCGGGCTGCTGGACCTGCGGGGTCACCCGGGCGCGACGCCCGTCCTGCGGTACCCGCCGGACGCCGTGGTGGTGATCTCGGGCCTGCCCGGCAGCGGCAAGAGCACCCTGTTGCGGCGCTGGTCGGCCTACGCGCCGGTGATCGACCCGCGGGACGTCCACCTCGCCTGCGAGGCCGTGATGCCGGCCCGGCTCCCCTACCCGGTCTACCGCCCCTGGGCCCGGCTGGTGCACTTCCGCCTGCTGCGCACGGCGCTGCGCCGCGGCGGCCCGCTCCTGGTGCACGACTGCGGCAGCCGACCGTGGCTGCGGCGCTGGCTGGCCGCCGGCGCGGCCCGGCGCGGCCGCGAGCTGCACCTGGTGCTGCTGGACCTGAGCCCCGCGGACGCCCTGGCGGGACAGCGCGAGCGCGGCCGGTGGGCCTCCCACCGGGTGTTCGCCCGCCACTGCCGGGGCCTGGAGCGGCTGCTGCGGGACCTGCCGCCGCCGGGCGGCCCCACCGCCGGCGCGGGCGAGCCCACGTCGGGCCGGGCCGGCGACGGGAGCACGCCGCCCAGGACCCCGGTGCCGGCCGCCCTGGCGGAGACCGCCTCGGTGCTGCTGCTCGACCGGTCCTCCCGGGAGCACGCCACGGCGGCCTTCGGTCCGGCGGAGACCGGTGAGGCGCGGGAGGTGGCGGAAGGCCAGGGGCCGTCCCAGGGCTGACCGGTGCGCAGGGCGGTCCGCCTCCGGCGCCGGTGCGTCCCTGAGCACACGAACGGCCGGCATCCCGTCCCCACGGTCTGCCGGCCGT
Protein-coding regions in this window:
- a CDS encoding AAA family ATPase → MRTAPHDEVDEPGGAAASPYPRGLLDLRGHPGATPVLRYPPDAVVVISGLPGSGKSTLLRRWSAYAPVIDPRDVHLACEAVMPARLPYPVYRPWARLVHFRLLRTALRRGGPLLVHDCGSRPWLRRWLAAGAARRGRELHLVLLDLSPADALAGQRERGRWASHRVFARHCRGLERLLRDLPPPGGPTAGAGEPTSGRAGDGSTPPRTPVPAALAETASVLLLDRSSREHATAAFGPAETGEAREVAEGQGPSQG